From Candidatus Latescibacter sp., the proteins below share one genomic window:
- a CDS encoding D-aminoacylase: MYDILIVNGRIISGRGNPWFHSDLAISGGKISALGRLNNAKARKIIDAKQEVVSPGFIDGHSHSDLSIFVHPRAEAKVMQGVTTENIGLDGFSLAPIAEKDIYVWRKYLAGVNGNPDVEWKWRSFADHLDAVDAVKPSLNISSYVGLGAIRFQVMGMTDRKATSSEINKMREIALQAMDEGARGISSGLIYPPNQYQTTDEISCIAQAVNRYGGVYNIHLRSEGDGLFPAMDEALEIGRRSGIPVIITHFKIQGKKNWGGVEKALEKVDEARSQGIEVSLEQYPYTAASTVLSAIVPPWYHADGPDALIRVLRENREIVKKDMYTRTDWENWALTTGWDSLYVSSVESEANQRFVGKSITVISRMRGLDDPADAVLDIIVEEQGAALMVMFCMDERDVMTIMSHPAVNFISDGILGGSQPHPRVYGSFPRILGRYVREKRLLSLEDAIRKMTSLPAEKLRLKSKGVIAEGYDADLVIFNPDTIIDTADYDNPRQFPVGISWVIVNGEVVVEGGKHTGAAPGKTIRSR, translated from the coding sequence ATGTACGATATTCTGATCGTAAACGGGAGAATTATCAGCGGCAGGGGTAATCCCTGGTTTCACAGCGACCTGGCGATTTCAGGCGGAAAGATTTCCGCGCTAGGCAGGCTCAACAACGCCAAGGCCCGGAAAATAATAGACGCGAAGCAGGAGGTGGTGTCGCCCGGTTTCATCGACGGCCACAGCCATTCAGATCTTTCTATTTTTGTTCATCCCCGCGCGGAAGCAAAGGTGATGCAGGGAGTAACCACTGAAAATATCGGTTTGGATGGTTTTTCATTGGCGCCCATCGCTGAAAAAGACATTTACGTCTGGAGGAAGTATCTTGCAGGCGTAAACGGCAATCCGGATGTGGAATGGAAATGGCGTAGCTTTGCCGACCACCTCGATGCGGTAGATGCAGTGAAACCATCACTGAATATATCCTCTTATGTTGGACTTGGGGCCATACGCTTCCAGGTCATGGGAATGACCGATCGGAAAGCGACATCTTCCGAAATTAACAAGATGCGCGAAATTGCCCTCCAGGCCATGGATGAAGGGGCGCGCGGAATCTCTTCCGGGCTAATCTATCCGCCCAACCAGTACCAGACCACCGATGAAATTTCATGCATCGCCCAGGCGGTGAATCGATACGGCGGAGTATATAATATTCACCTTCGGAGTGAAGGAGACGGACTCTTTCCGGCGATGGATGAAGCCCTGGAAATCGGCAGAAGGTCGGGCATCCCGGTTATCATCACCCATTTCAAAATACAGGGGAAAAAGAACTGGGGAGGTGTGGAAAAGGCGCTTGAGAAAGTGGATGAAGCCCGCAGTCAGGGAATCGAGGTGAGCCTTGAACAGTATCCCTACACTGCCGCCAGTACGGTTCTTTCCGCCATTGTTCCGCCCTGGTACCACGCCGATGGTCCGGATGCTCTTATCCGTGTCCTGCGGGAGAACCGGGAGATAGTAAAAAAGGATATGTACACGCGAACCGACTGGGAAAACTGGGCGCTCACCACCGGATGGGACAGCCTTTATGTTTCTTCGGTAGAAAGCGAAGCGAACCAGCGGTTTGTCGGAAAAAGCATTACGGTAATCAGCCGTATGCGCGGCCTTGATGATCCTGCCGATGCGGTTTTGGACATCATTGTAGAAGAGCAGGGAGCAGCTCTCATGGTCATGTTCTGCATGGATGAGCGGGATGTCATGACCATCATGAGTCATCCGGCAGTGAATTTTATCTCCGACGGCATTCTCGGCGGCTCCCAGCCGCATCCCCGGGTATATGGCAGTTTCCCGCGCATTCTTGGAAGGTATGTACGGGAAAAACGGCTGCTGAGTCTGGAAGATGCGATCCGTAAAATGACCTCTCTCCCTGCCGAGAAGCTGCGGTTGAAATCCAAGGGTGTCATCGCTGAGGGATATGACGCCGATCTGGTCATTTTTAACCCGGACACGATCATTGACACCGCTGACTATGATAATCCCCGCCAGTTTCCGGTTGGAATTTCATGGGTGATAGTGAATGGCGAGGTAGTGGTCGAAGGAGGTAAACACACCGGAGCTGCGCCGGGGAAAACCATCCGTTCACGGTAA
- a CDS encoding S49 family peptidase yields the protein MPNWNEVLIELQKEAGLSPQDRVRRRFLADLSNYTKRNVIVYYSGWLQKPNHASAMIDDNDMNGFMTTIHQLDRTKGLDLILHTPGGNLASVESLVDYLRKMFGTDVRAFIPQLAMSAGTMLACSCKEIVMGKHSFMGPIDPQFNGISAEGVREEFEKAIKEVKSDPSTIPIWREIISKYHPTFIGDCEKAIEWSQSIVTKWLTTGMFNGNAKPEEIACKIVSALSSHKGTLSHNRQIPISDLQKFGLKVVSLEDDSVLQDLVLTVHHAYMHTFSTTQAIKIIENHNGKAMVIFMSSK from the coding sequence TTGCCAAATTGGAATGAAGTTCTAATCGAACTGCAAAAAGAAGCAGGTCTTAGCCCGCAGGATAGAGTACGTAGAAGGTTTCTTGCCGATTTATCTAATTATACAAAAAGAAATGTTATCGTTTATTATTCAGGTTGGCTCCAGAAACCCAACCACGCAAGTGCTATGATAGATGATAATGATATGAATGGATTCATGACAACTATTCACCAATTGGATCGTACCAAGGGCTTGGACTTAATTTTGCATACTCCCGGGGGTAATTTAGCTTCCGTTGAATCACTTGTTGACTACTTGAGAAAAATGTTTGGTACGGATGTCAGGGCTTTTATTCCTCAACTGGCAATGTCGGCTGGCACCATGCTGGCTTGCTCATGTAAAGAAATTGTCATGGGGAAACATTCTTTTATGGGCCCTATTGATCCGCAGTTCAATGGTATTTCAGCGGAAGGCGTTAGGGAAGAATTTGAAAAAGCAATTAAAGAAGTGAAGAGCGATCCAAGTACTATACCGATATGGCGAGAAATTATATCAAAGTATCATCCTACTTTTATCGGTGATTGTGAAAAGGCGATTGAGTGGTCTCAAAGCATCGTGACAAAATGGTTAACAACGGGCATGTTTAATGGTAATGCTAAGCCTGAAGAAATTGCATGCAAAATTGTATCTGCTTTATCCAGCCATAAAGGCACTTTATCCCATAATCGACAAATTCCGATATCAGATCTCCAAAAATTTGGTCTTAAGGTTGTGAGCTTAGAGGATGATAGTGTTCTTCAAGATTTGGTGTTAACCGTTCATCATGCTTATATGCATACATTCTCAACCACTCAAGCTATAAAAATTATTGAGAACCATAACGGAAAAGCAATGGTAATTTTTATGAGTTCAAAATAA
- a CDS encoding type I restriction-modification enzyme R subunit C-terminal domain-containing protein — MALEAAGSNPVFHPIFCFEHIKPITREMRVAQAQAKIFRGLDNKQKKFLEFVLSKYIESGVEELDQEKLPDLLTLKYQAIRDAEEILGGVDNIRATFIDFQKYLYEKVAS, encoded by the coding sequence GTGGCCCTGGAGGCCGCCGGTTCAAACCCGGTCTTCCACCCCATTTTTTGTTTTGAGCATATAAAGCCAATAACGCGGGAAATGCGGGTTGCGCAAGCACAGGCGAAGATTTTTCGAGGGCTGGACAATAAGCAAAAGAAGTTTCTGGAGTTCGTGCTCTCTAAATACATCGAATCCGGAGTGGAAGAGCTTGATCAGGAAAAACTACCCGACCTTTTGACGTTGAAATATCAGGCGATCCGCGATGCAGAAGAAATACTTGGCGGGGTTGATAATATTCGCGCTACCTTTATTGATTTTCAGAAGTATCTGTATGAGAAAGTAGCCTCGTAA
- a CDS encoding MBL fold metallo-hydrolase, translating to MRITPSLYLVGGTPEGLTDGYDCHVFLIKGPSGLFLIDAGNGYDTGGLIRNISAEGFDAKNISHILITHHHTDHARGAKALKDLLGCKVWISDNTGRHLLEKGTDEELGVIYAKAHGMYAKDYVYIHCPVDRGIEDNEEFSIGGIHIKAINVIGHSHDSMCYLMDLDGRRCLFNGDTFYYGGVIGLLNYPMSSMEWYQAGLPKLKNLAVEGLFPGHGIMCIKNGQAIVDLAIQQLNNIFVPQSVGQTIVYHV from the coding sequence ATGCGCATCACCCCTTCACTGTATCTCGTAGGCGGCACCCCCGAGGGGCTGACCGATGGCTACGATTGCCACGTGTTTCTTATCAAGGGTCCATCAGGATTATTTCTCATCGACGCCGGGAACGGATATGACACCGGGGGTCTTATTCGCAATATATCCGCAGAAGGTTTCGACGCCAAAAATATCAGCCACATTCTGATCACGCACCATCACACCGATCATGCCCGGGGGGCTAAAGCATTGAAAGACCTTCTCGGCTGCAAGGTTTGGATCAGCGATAACACCGGGAGGCACCTGCTTGAAAAGGGAACCGATGAAGAATTGGGGGTGATATATGCCAAAGCTCATGGCATGTATGCCAAGGACTATGTCTATATCCATTGCCCGGTGGATCGCGGAATCGAAGACAACGAAGAGTTTTCCATCGGCGGCATTCACATCAAAGCTATCAATGTCATCGGGCATTCACATGATTCGATGTGCTATCTCATGGATTTGGACGGTCGGCGGTGCCTGTTCAACGGAGATACATTTTATTATGGCGGGGTAATAGGGCTTTTGAACTATCCCATGTCCAGCATGGAATGGTATCAGGCCGGACTCCCGAAATTAAAAAATCTGGCGGTCGAGGGATTGTTCCCCGGCCACGGGATCATGTGCATCAAAAACGGGCAGGCAATAGTGGATCTGGCCATCCAGCAGTTGAACAATATTTTTGTACCTCAGAGCGTTGGACAGACCATTGTATATCATGTATAG
- a CDS encoding nucleotidyltransferase family protein, with product MKAVILAAGKGTRMKEITKEIPKPMVLIHGKPMLEHIIDFIMSAGITDFGIVVGYKQSVVQDYFGDGSSRGISITYIEQDVQNGTGAALHLARNYAGAEPFFFTFGDVITPRENYIGMIEYFYRFSCYCLLGLNKVDDPYRGAAVYIDENCTINRMVEKPPLGTSTTDLTNAGIMILGKDIFKYTSRLCLSPRREYELTDIFGMITADGNILKGYILSGYWKDVGTAMDLEAANTLLS from the coding sequence ATGAAAGCAGTTATTCTGGCGGCCGGCAAAGGCACGCGGATGAAAGAGATCACGAAAGAAATACCGAAACCCATGGTGCTGATACATGGCAAGCCCATGCTTGAACATATCATCGATTTCATTATGAGTGCGGGAATAACTGATTTCGGCATTGTTGTCGGGTACAAACAATCGGTAGTACAGGATTATTTCGGGGATGGCTCTTCGCGGGGCATTTCCATCACTTATATAGAACAGGACGTACAGAACGGAACCGGGGCGGCTCTTCATCTTGCCAGGAATTATGCCGGGGCAGAACCGTTTTTCTTTACTTTCGGCGATGTCATCACACCACGGGAAAACTATATTGGCATGATTGAATATTTTTACCGTTTCTCATGCTATTGTCTTCTCGGTTTGAACAAGGTTGATGACCCTTACCGTGGAGCAGCGGTCTATATCGATGAAAACTGTACCATTAACCGCATGGTGGAAAAACCTCCCCTGGGAACATCTACTACCGATCTTACCAACGCAGGCATCATGATTCTGGGAAAAGATATTTTTAAATATACTTCCCGTCTGTGCCTTTCGCCCCGCAGGGAATATGAGCTTACAGACATTTTCGGGATGATTACTGCCGATGGAAATATATTGAAGGGATATATTCTTTCGGGATACTGGAAAGATGTGGGGACAGCGATGGATTTGGAAGCGGCGAATACTCTCCTTTCGTGA
- the galK gene encoding galactokinase, translating into MRRHQIADEFSSRFGHAPEYYVQAPGRVNLIGEHTDYNGFPVIPISIPFTINAAVSARRDNRISIANLESSYAPSAFDIEKEIPPSPSGHWANYVKAAVSQLATEVRSNLHGMDALFEGNIPASAGLSSSSALVIASALSLLAANSLKLPAIELAEMMAEGERYVGTQGGGMDQAICLLGQEGKSVKIDFFPLRCSYFPFPGDYSIIVAHSLIRAAKTENALVKYNRRPAECRLAAAMINSLYPVNPLMKRLGDLPRQEFYTGFKNIEDFIEATFPCQSYSLKTIAHVTGDTTEFLTMKYLLTRNGIPMPEPEDGFHIRQRVLHILTEADRVEMSCEALRNRNTDLFGRLMNESHVSCDVHYGISTPELNALVSIMRDAGALGARLTGAGFGGCAIALADDSDILKIMEAVQELYYGKYLTDTRPELAKGKSGEDIVFSAKPSRGASVQPL; encoded by the coding sequence ATGCGGCGACATCAGATTGCAGATGAATTCAGCAGCCGATTTGGGCATGCTCCGGAGTATTACGTCCAGGCGCCGGGGAGAGTTAATCTCATCGGGGAGCATACCGATTACAACGGTTTCCCGGTCATACCCATTTCTATCCCTTTTACCATTAATGCCGCGGTTTCTGCACGGCGTGACAACAGAATATCCATCGCCAACCTGGAGAGCAGCTATGCTCCTTCCGCGTTTGACATAGAAAAAGAAATTCCGCCTTCACCTTCCGGACACTGGGCAAACTATGTCAAAGCCGCCGTTTCCCAACTGGCAACTGAAGTACGCTCTAATCTTCACGGTATGGACGCTCTTTTTGAAGGCAACATCCCGGCATCAGCGGGGCTTTCATCCTCTTCGGCGCTGGTTATCGCTTCCGCGCTCTCCCTGCTTGCGGCAAATTCTCTAAAACTGCCTGCCATTGAACTGGCTGAAATGATGGCTGAAGGTGAAAGGTATGTGGGTACCCAGGGGGGAGGAATGGATCAGGCTATCTGCCTTCTGGGCCAGGAGGGAAAGTCGGTAAAAATTGATTTTTTTCCCCTGCGCTGTTCCTATTTCCCTTTCCCCGGCGATTATTCTATAATCGTGGCCCACTCGCTTATTCGAGCGGCAAAAACTGAAAATGCCCTGGTAAAATACAATCGCCGCCCGGCGGAATGCCGACTGGCTGCTGCCATGATTAACAGCCTGTATCCGGTAAATCCTCTCATGAAGAGACTGGGAGACCTTCCCCGTCAGGAATTTTATACCGGATTTAAAAACATCGAGGATTTTATTGAAGCGACCTTCCCCTGCCAGTCATATTCTCTAAAAACTATCGCACATGTGACCGGCGACACAACGGAATTCCTTACCATGAAATATCTTCTTACCAGAAACGGTATCCCTATGCCGGAGCCGGAAGATGGTTTTCACATCCGGCAGCGAGTGCTCCATATTCTGACTGAAGCCGACCGTGTGGAAATGAGCTGCGAAGCCCTCCGGAACCGCAACACCGATTTATTCGGGCGTCTTATGAATGAATCGCACGTAAGCTGCGATGTACATTACGGCATATCCACTCCGGAACTCAACGCCCTTGTTTCCATCATGCGCGATGCAGGGGCTTTAGGCGCCCGTCTGACCGGAGCAGGTTTTGGAGGATGCGCCATTGCTCTGGCCGATGACAGCGATATCTTAAAAATCATGGAAGCGGTGCAGGAATTATACTACGGAAAGTACCTTACGGATACCCGCCCCGAACTCGCAAAGGGAAAAAGCGGAGAAGATATAGTATTTTCTGCCAAACCGTCCCGGGGCGCGTCAGTACAACCTCTCTGA
- a CDS encoding helix-turn-helix domain-containing protein: MEKTIGFSDRDKKTVKEFSDLLCRLGFKPEIFIPFPIIRSALGDSAQSQCAGSDRALPEVNKNSHAYPTLGEIERKHIFHTLTLCDGECKTASKLLGINRSTLYRKMKKYGIEKEK, translated from the coding sequence ATGGAAAAAACCATCGGGTTCAGCGACAGAGACAAAAAAACGGTAAAGGAATTTTCCGATCTGTTGTGCAGGCTCGGTTTCAAACCGGAAATATTCATTCCCTTCCCGATTATCCGCAGTGCTCTAGGTGATTCAGCTCAAAGCCAGTGCGCCGGTTCCGACAGGGCTTTGCCGGAAGTCAACAAGAACAGCCATGCCTATCCGACTCTCGGTGAAATCGAACGGAAACATATTTTCCATACACTCACATTATGCGACGGCGAGTGCAAAACCGCTTCCAAACTCTTGGGGATAAACCGGTCGACATTGTATCGCAAGATGAAGAAATACGGGATTGAAAAGGAAAAGTAA